The sequence GCGAGGTCATGGACTGCGCACGGCAGCTCCCCACGGTCGCGTCGGCGCAACCGAGGTTGCTGCAGCTGGTCGTCCCGAAGCAGCGGATTTCGCCCGTCGAGGTGAGCGCGCAGCCGTTCAGAGCGTTGACGACGCTGGAAGAGGGCCCGGCTGAGGTCAGGTAGGGGAGCGTGCTCCGATCTCGGCCGAGGGACACCACACCCGTGAGCGGCGTGCCTGCAGCCGTCTCGACCGTGTCGAGATCGAATCGTCCTCCTCCACTCGTGCAACTGCCGCTCGCAGGTGGACGTCTGCAGGCGACGCGCCCGTTGGCGAGCACCACACAGCGCCCGTTCGTGTCGAGGATCCCCGCGAGGGTAGTCGAGGCGGCCCCGTCGAGCTGTCCCACGGCGAGCGTCGTGCTCGCTTCTGGAATCGGCCCGGTCGACTCGCAGGTCGACTCTGCGTTCTCGTTCCAACAGTGAAGATTGCGGGCAGCACCGACGATGATGCAGCCCGTCGGTCCCGTGGTGACGGCGAGGTCGACGGCGCCGGTGAGGCCGATGTTCGTGGCGAGCGTGGCATGGGTCGAGTTGCGTCCCCAGCAGGAGACGACGCCCCCGCTTCGCCGCACGCAGGCGTACCCGAGGGTCGAACCAGTGCCGGTCTCGTCGGCACACTCGAGCTGCACGGCATCCGTGATGAGGCCAGCGGCCGTGGATACGTCAGCGCGGTACATCAAGGAATCCGTCCTGCCGAAGCAGGACACACGACCGCCTGAGTGGATGACGCAGCCAGCGCGTCCGTCGTGACACGCGTCCGTGATGTTCACGTTGCCGAGCGCCGTCATCCGGACCGTGGTCGGCGTGGTGGTGCTGGTGGTCACGCCATTGCCGAGGGCGTTCTGCCACTGGTTCCCCTGGCAGAAGAGCTGTCCGTTGCTGCGAACCACACAGATGACGGACGCACCCGTGGTGAGCTGGACGGCGTCGGTGATGGGTGAGACCACGCCCCCCACGTTCATCTCGAGCAGCGAAGCCTGCGCCACGCAGGCGGTGCCAGCGGCGTTCGCGCCCCAACACGAGACACGACCACTCGCCCACCGTACACACGCGTGCGCGCCACCGGCGGCGCTCTCGACCTGCTCGACGGCGCGGTCACATTGCCCGGTGGTCGTCTCACACCAGTTCGCACCCGTGCAGCTGCTGCTCGCCGCGGGCTCTTCGTCGACACCACCGCTGCAGTTGTTGTCGATCACATCGCAGACCTCGGCCACACCGGGATTGCGGCTGGGGTTGTTGTCGGCGCAATCGGTCTTCGGGAGCGAGCCTCCCGTGCAGCTGGCCCCCGTGGGCGCATAGCCGTCGTTGTCCTGGTCCTCGCTCGCCTTGACGCCGCCACCCGTCGCGCAGACGTCGTCGATGCGATTGCAGCGCTCCGTCGCCCCGGGATGGATGTTCGGGCTCATATCGGCGCAGTCGGTCCTCGGGAGCGGGCCTCCCGTGCAGCTCGCCGTCGTGGCCGCGTAGCCATCGTTGTCCTGGTCCTCGCTCGCTCTGACGCCGCCCCCGGTCGCACACACGTCGTCGATGCGATTGCAGAGCTCCGGCGCCCCCGGATGGATGCTCGGGTCCGCATCGGCGCAGTCGTCCTTCGGCAGGGGCCCGCCGCTGCATGCGGCGGCCGTACCGGCGTGGCCGTCGTTGTCCTGGTCCTCACTCGCTCTCACGCCCCCTCCCGCCGCGCACGTGTTGTCGAGCCGGTCGCACAGCTCCATGGCTCCCGGGTGAATCGTCGCGTTCGCCTCCACGCAGTCGCCACCGAACGCGCTCCGCCCCGGCTGCGGCGAGCACGCGATGATGGCCGTCCCAATCACACCGTCGCCGTAGCCATCCCCGTCAGCGTCCACGTACCACGGGACGTTCACCACGCCTTCGTCGACCACCGTGTTGCAGTTGTTGTCCTCGCCGTCGCAGAGCTCGGTCGCGCCTGGACGTGTGTTGAACGTGGAGTCGTCGCAGTCGCCTCCCGTTGTGGCGTAACCCGTGGTCGGACCGCAGGCCTCGAGCGACATCAGCGAGTCGCCGAAGCCGTCGTCGTCCGAGTCGAGGTAGTACGTGCGCTGCGCCAGCCCCTCGTCGGTCTGTCCGTTGCAGTTGTCGTCGAGGCCGTTGCAGACCTCCGGAAGCACGATGCCGTCGTCGATGAGGCCATTGCAGTCGTCGTCCCTCCCGTTGCAGACCTCCGTCTGACCGGGTCGCACGCCGACGGAAGCGTCGTCGCAGTCCGTGTGGTTGGTGGCCATGGCCGGCTGCACCGAGCAGGCGCTGAGCGGTGTCGCGTCGAGAGCGCCGTACCCGTCGCCATCGGCGTCGGTGTAGTAGTCGACGAAGGGAACGTCCTCGTCCGTCATCGTGTCACAGTCGTCATCGGTTCCGTTGCAGACCTCGGGAACGCTCGGATGCACGCCGGAGCGCGTGTCGTCGCAGTCGCCCCCACAGGTCCTGACTTCCGTCGTGGCGTCCACGTTGCAACAGAGCGCGTCCGGGTAGGCATCGCCGTCCTGGTCACGCACGCCAAACGTCCTCGGGTCGCAGTCCTCGTCGATGTCGCTCGTGTCGCAGACCTCCGGATGCCCGGGATAGCGCGCAGCATTGGCGTCGTCGCAGTCCGCGCCGCCGCACTCGACGGCCTCGACTCCGTCACCGTCCGCGTCGAGCGTGACGACGCAGTCCGTGGCGCAAGTGCGCGTCACCTCGTTGCATAGCTGAGCTGCGAAACAGGCGTCGCGGACCGCACCGATGCAGCCGCGCTCATCCGCTTCGCTCGAGCCCGGCTGGCACAGCTCACGGCCGTTGCAGAACACCTGGTCGTCGCAGTCGGCGGTGGTGGCACACCGTTCCCCCGCATCCCCCATGCTGGGGCTCTCCGTGGGACTGCAGCCGAAGCTTCCAAACACCAAGATCAAGAGGAGAACCGGACGACAACGCATGGCGCATGCTACGCATGCTCGGCGCCCCTGACTAGACGAGGGGTGAGTACCCGGTCTTTGGCTGTCTGTGACCCCGAGAGTCACGCGGCGCCCTCAACCGCTGATCTCGACGCCCGCCTTCGCGATGCGCGGGTCGATCTGCGAGCGGTGGCGGGCGAGCGTGGACCCCGCGATGAAGAGGCGCTTCAGCTTCGGCAGGCGGCGCAGCGTGTCGTGCTCCAGGAAGCCGCGCGCGTTCATGAGCGAGACGGTCTCGATCTCGGGGCCGAAGCGGGCGAGGTCCGGCACGCGCTCGAGCTCCTGTTGATCGTGACGGCGCCCGTCCCGGACGCTTTGGCGCGCTTCGCGGGCTTCTTCTTCGGGGCTGCGGGCTTTGCCATAGCGCCAGATGCTCGGCGACCGCGCGTCCGTGCGCAAGCGAGCCTGCTCGACGGGAGCGGGGCGTCTGTGGCACTAGGTACCCCATGGATCGCGCTCCCGATGAGCTGTCCCAGCTGACGGAGTCACTGCTCCGCTGCTCTCACGCTGGAGAGGCCAAGCCCGTGGTGGACGCGCTCGTGGCCCGACTCGCGGAGCTGACGGGGGTCGAGCTGCATCCGGACGGCTTCCGCGACGAGCACGCCACGCTGACCGCGCGCGGAAAGGCCGTGTCGCTCACGACGGCGGCGCAGTGTGGCGAAGACGTGGAGCGCACGCGCGTGTTCCTGCAGGGTGTGCATGCAGGCCTGGTGCACGCGCTGGCCCGTGTCCCCGAACACGCCCCCGTGCATGTGCTCTACGCGGGCACGGGTCCGTTCGGGTTGCTGCTGGTGCCCCTACTGCCGCTGCTGCCTCCGGCGCATCTCGCCCGGCTGCGGGTCACGCTGCTGGACATCCACGCGGAGTCGCTGGCCACGTTGAAGGTGGTCGTCGATCACCTCGGTGTCCAGGAGTCCATCGAGGCGTTCGTGCAGGCCGACGCCTGCGAGTGGCAGCCACCGCAGCGCTTCGACGTGATCCTCTCGGAGACCATGCACGCAGGGCTCGAGCGGGAGCCTCAGGTCAGCGTGTTCGCGCACCTGTCCGGCTTCCTGGCAGAAGACGGGGTGCTGATCCCCGAGGCGGTCGTCGTGAACCTGTGGCTCTCGCGCGGGCGGGGCGCTCCCCATGCACCGGGTGAGGGCTCCCGCAAGCACTTGGGCCAGCTCTTCCGGCTGGACCGGCAGACGGCCGAGCAGCTGGGCACCGGTGACCACTCGGCCCTGCAAGGGCACCTGCCGGTCCCGGCCCACCCCGCGCAGCTCGAGCACCTCGAGGTGTCGACGGTGGTCCAGGTGTTCGGCGGGCACGGGCTGTCCGAGGGCCAGTCCATACTGACGCTGCCGGTCTACACGAAGCACGCACGGGTGCAGCCCGAGACGGTGCTGCGCTTTCGCTACGTGCTCGACGCTCGCCCACGCTGGGAGTTCGAGCACGAGCGTCGCCCCTCCCTGCTGGACACGCCCCTGCCGAACCGAGAGGCCGCGAGCCCCCTCGGGCTGCTGCACCTGCCGCGGCTCTGGCACCGCACGCAGCTCCAGAAGCACGGGTCACGTACTGCGGAAGAGCGCGACCGCGTGCGGGCCCAGCTGTCCTCCGTTCCAGCCAGCGAATGGGACCTCGACACGGAGCTCTTCCTTGCGCTCGGTGTGGAGCCAGCGCCCGCCATGGAGCGTCTGTTCCGGGCCGAGACGCTAGACGACGTGGAGGCCTGGCTGCTGGCCCAGCGCGCGGACGTCCCGCGCCACGAGCTCATCGCGCTGGTGAACCGAGCGCTCGTAGAGCGCGCCGGCGTCGAGTAAAAGTCCAGGTCCGCCCGAGCCACCGAGGCCTCGACATCGGTCGTGGCGCAGACCACAGAGGACACGCTACGCTTCGGGCATGTCAGCGATTCGCGCGCGCGTCGAGAATGGACGGCTCCTGGTAGATGAGCCAACGAGCCTTCCAGAAGGCACGGTGCTCGATCTCGTGGTGGACGATGAAGGCGACGCACTGGATGCGCTGGAGCGCGAAGCCCTCCATGCGGCGATCCTGGCTGCCTGGCAGTCGGTTCAAGAAGGTCGAGGGCGCTCGGCGGCCGATGTCCTCGCAAACCTGCGCGCGCCGCGGTCCGCGCGGCAACCATCGATGTGGACCAGGCCGACCTAGACGTGGTCTTCACGAAGATCGCGCGCGGACTCTATTGGTGGCGACACCATCGGCTACCCGTGGCGCGACGAGCCGTTGTCAGCGTGATCCCCTCGGACGCGTTCGGACAGTGGTCGGCGCTCATCGCGCAACCCGTTCAGAAACTAGGTTCTGAGTTCTGGTGGATGAGCGCGCACGAAGACGGCAACCCGACGTGGGCCGCATGGCTCTTCATCGTGTTTGGTGCAGTTCCAGTGGGTGTCTGGATGGGGCAAGCTGCCGAGCTTCCCAACCTGCCGCGGAGCTCAGGCGTTACGCTCCGACGTTAGACAAGGACACAAGCGCCTGGACGCTCGCCCACTAACGAGAGCAGACCAGTTGGTAGAGAAGGCCGCACCATTCCACCGAGGGAACCCGAGTCTGGGACCCAAGAGGCCACCGACTTTCACTCACCCAGTCCTCCTCCGCAGGGGGAGGACTTCCGCCCCGGCCGAGGCCAGGGATGCTGCCCCGGCTTTCAAGCCTTTCAAGCCGGGGTGCCCATTCCCCTTGCTTTCAAGCTCAGAACTGCGCCACAAGCCCACCGACCGATGCCTGCGAGCCAGCCTCGCCAAGACAGAGCCCCCTCGAGAAGCCGTCTCAAGGAGCTCCCGGCAGCGGCCCCCGCGGCGCCCCCTCCAGCTCCCGCACGCCCAGCAGCCGGCACAGCGTGGGCGCCACCTGCAGCGTGCTCAGCGCATCCCGCGTCTCGAGAGGCTCCACCCCTGGGCCCATGAACAGCACCGGCACGATGCGGTCGTAGTCCCACGGGCTGCCGTGCCAGACGCCGTTGCGCGTGTAGCCCGAGCCGAAGAGGTGCTGCTCGCGCGGGACCACGTACAGGTCGCCGCCGAGGTCTGCGGCGACGCCCTCCCAGATGGTGCGCTCGAGCGGGTCGCTCGGCGCCTCACGCGCGGCGAGCTCGGCCACGTCGAACACCCGCTGGATGCCACGCTGCGCTTCCAAGAACGTGATGGAGAGCGGGATGACCGGCTCGCGCCGGACCAGCGCCTCGGGCGTCAGGTAGATGTAGGTGTCCTCGAACGCCGCGATGTAGTCGGCTGAGCCCAGCTGCGCGTCGAGGTGCTCCTCGAGCAGGCGCACCAGGTCGTCCTCCTGCAGGTTGGGGCCCGTGCCCACGCGCTCCGGAAGGCGCGGGCCGCCGTGGTCGGACGTGATGAGCACCGACACGTCCATGCGCCGCGAGAGCGCACGGTACAGCTCGCCCAGCATGCGGTCGCTGGCGATGAGCGAGTCGGCGTACTCCCACGACTCGCCGCCGAAGATGTGCCCCGCGTAGTCGGGCGCAGAGACGCTGATGGCCAAGAGGTCCATCACGTCGTCCTCACCGAGACCGAGCGCGCTCACGCCGGCGCGCGCGAGGTCCAGCAGGTACTGCGTGGAGGCTGGCGTCACGCGGAACACCGAGGAGGCCCGCGAGCTGGCCGCCACATCGTGCGGGAACGTGAGGCCGAGGCCGTACCAGTCTTCTTCGTTGGGCGCGTCGTCGGTCATGCCCAGCGCCAGCAGCTCCTCGGCGAGCGAGGGACGCGACAGCTCCCAGGCCCCGAGGCGCGGCGCGAGCGGGTGCTGGCGCTGGAAGGCCGCGAACCACTCGGGGTACTGCGCGGCATAGAAGGTGGACGTGGTGAAGCCGCCCGCGGTGGGCTCGAACCAGAAGGCATGCGTGCCCGCGCGCGCGGCCGCCGGGATGCTGCCGCGGTCCTTGAGCGACACCGAGAGCACCTTGCCCTGCCCCTCGGTGCTGTCGAGCAGCGCCAGGGACACGCTGTCGCCGCGGATGCCGCGCGGGCTGGCGCTGTACGCGGTGGCCCCCAGCATGGGTGACTCGGGGTCGCTCAGCGGCGTGCTGAGCTCGCGCGTGGCGCGGTGGCGGATCATGTTGGCCACCACGCCGTGCTCGCGCGGCGAGCGGCCCGTGTAGATGGTCACGTGCCCCGGCGCGGTCATGGTGGCGCCGTGCTCGTAGCCCACGTGGTGGTGATACACGCCGCGCGCAGCCACGGTGCGAATGAGGCCGTCGGGTTCCAGCAGAGGAAAGAAGCGCTCGAGCGCGTTCATGCCCATCTGGTCGATGACCACGGACATCACGAGGCGCCCGCGAGGCACGGGGGCCGGCGGTGGGGCCTGCTCGGCGCACTGGCAGCCGGGCGGCAACAGGAAGAGCAAGGCCACCACGGCGATCGCGGCGCGCAGCAGGGAGCGTCCGACGCGAGGCCGGCGGCGAGAGGGGGGAGACGTGCCGTTCACCCTGCGTTGGTAGCGTGCGTGCGTGCGCCCGTAAACCCGTGTCACCAAAGAGTGACAATGCCGCGGTGGGCGTGGGCGGCAGAGTCCGGTAGGCTTCAGCCGATGTGGCCACGGTCGAAGCTGGTGTGCGCGCGCCTCGCGGTGCTGACCGTGGCGCTCGGCACCAGCGCCTGTGTGCGGCCCCCCCTCGAGCCGGGCTGCCCCACGCTCGGCGCGGGCGACCTGGTCATCTCGGAGATCCGCGGCGAGCAGGCGGGCACCGACACGCGCGGCCAGTGGGTGGAGCTCTACAACGCCAGCGCCGCCAGCGTGGCCCTCGCGGGCGTGCAGCTGGTGCTGCGTCCGCTGGCCTCGGCGGCCACCACCATCACGGTGCGTGACCGTCAGCTCAGCATCGCGAGCGGCGGCTACAGCGTGCTGGCCGTGGACCGCGTGTGCTCGTCCGAGGCGTGCGTGGACCGCCTGCCGCCCGACGCGGACTACGGCTTCGGCGAGGACTACACCAGCGACCTGCCGGCCGGCGCCATCGTGGAGGTGTGGTCCTGCGGCGTGCTGGTGGACTCGCTGCTGTACCGCGCGCTGCCGGACACGGGCACGCTGTCGCTCTCGGGGGCGGCTCCGCCGGACGCCGCGCTGAACGACGTGGCCAGCGACGACGCGGGCGAGGTCATCGCGCCCTTCTGCGCCGATGAGACGCTGGCGGTGGGCGGCACCGAGGTGGGCCTGCCGGGGACACCCGGCGCCCCCAACCTGGAGTGCCCGTGATGGTTGCGCGCACGTCACCACCCGGCTGGCTGTTGGCGCTCTCCATCGCCTTGGCGCTCGGGGCCTGCGGCGGCGCATCGTCTTCCGGGAGCGCAGGGCCCTACGACCGCGGGCGCGCGCAGGCGGCGCTGAGCGATGACCCTGGCCTTCTACTGGGGGAGTTTCCGCTGCGGGCCAACGCGGTGGTGGACGGCGACACCATCAAGGTGGGCGGGCTGGACGGCTCGCTGCGCCTCTTGGGGCTGGACGCCGAAGAGACCTTCAAGTCCGAGCGCGACCGGCGGGACTACGAAGCCGGCTGGGAGCAGTACCTGGCGTCGCGTCAAGCGCGCACCAGCCGCCCCATCAAGGTGCCCACGCCGCTGGGCGAAGAGGCCAAGTACTTCGCGCGCGACTTCTTCGAGGGGGTGCAGCGCGTGCGCATCGAGCGCGACCACCCACGCGAGCTGCGGGACCGCTACAACCGCTTCCTGGCGTACGTGTTCGTGGAGCGCGACGGCCGCTGGGTGAACTACAACGTGGAGTGCATCCGCGCCGGCATGAGCCCCTACTTCACCAAGTACGGCTACTCGCGCCGCTATCACGACGAGTTCGTGGAAGCCCAGCGGGAGGCGCGCGCCGCGCAGCGCGGCATCTGGGACCCTAGCAAGCAGCACTACACGGACTACGACGTGCGCCTCGCCTGGTGGGACGCGCGCGCCGACTTCGTGCAGGCCTTCGAGCGCGACGAAGAGGGGCGCACCGACTACATCGCGCTCACCAACTGGGACGCGCTGCGGCGGCTCGAGGCGGCCATGGGCGAGTACGTGACCATCCTGGCCACGGTGGGGGACATCCGGCAGAGCGACCGCGGCCCGACGCGCGTGATGCTCAGCCGGCGCATGTTCTCGGACGTGCCGGCCATCTTCTTCGACCCGTACGTGCTCGAAGACAGCCGCGTGCAGGCCTTCCAGGGCGAGTACATCCGCGTGCGCGGCCGCGTGCAGCAGTGGACCAACCCGTACAACGGGCGCGTGCAGCTGCAGGTGCGCGTGGACCAGGCCTCGCAAGTGGTGGTGCCGACATACGTGCCCCCAGGCAACGGAGACGCCTCTGCGGTCGATGAAGACGCCCCCGTCGATGAAGACGCGCCCGTAGACCCCGCTCCCAGCCCGGCCCCTCCTGCCCCGTCCCCACCCGTTCCTCCTCAGGTGACCCCATGAACCGCCCTTCCTGCTTGCCTGCTTCGGCCCCCCTCGCCCTCGTGGCGCTCTCCCTCGCGGCGTCCATCACAGGCTGCGGCGGCGACGGCCCCAGCGACCCTTGCGCAGGCCTGCTCCCCGGAGACCTGGTCATCAGCGAGGTCATGGCCAACCCGAGCGGCGCGGACGACGGGCGCGAGTGGGTGGAGATCCACAACCCGGGGTCGGCCGAGCTGTCACTCACGGGGCTCGAGCTGGTGCGCAGCGCGGAGGACGGCAGCGGCGCGCGCGCCCACGTGTTGGACACGGCAGACCTGCTGGCCGCGGGCGCCTACTACGTGCTGGGCGGCGTGCTGGACGCGGCGCGCCCCAGCTACGTGAACTACGGGTACGGCGACGCCCTGGGCGACTTCGGCAACACGTCGGGCCGCGTGGTGCTCCGCTGCGGTGACCGCGTGATCGACGAGGTGGTCTACCTGGACAGCACCGACGGGGCCTCGCGCGCCTACGACGGCGACCTGCCGCCGAACGCCACCGCCAACGACGACACCACCCGCTGGTGCGACAGCCCTGCCACGTTCTCGACAGGCGACTTCGGCTCGCCCGGCGTGCGCAACGCCTCGTGCGGAGGCAGCTCGCTAGGCCGCTGCAGCGAAGGCGGCGTGGAACGCGACACCATCCCGCCCACCGAGGGCGACCTGGTCATCACCGAGCTGCACCCCAACCCCATGGCCGTGGCCGATGGCGAGGGCGAGTGGTTCGAGGTGCTGGTGCAGGCCGAGGTGGACCTCAACGGGCTGCAGCTGGGCAAGGTGCCCGGCACCGTGCTCACCACGCTCTCGTCCAGCGAGTGCTTGAGCGTGAGCCCAGGGACCTACGTGCTGTTCGCGGCCGGCACCGACAGCGCCACCAATGGTGGACTGACCAACGTGGACTTCCTGGCCGACCTGGCGCTGAGCAACTCGGGGGGCAGCGTCTTCGTGGGCTACGCCGACGTGGTGCTGGACACGTTCACGTACACCAGCTCGGGAGACGGCGCGTCCACGCAGCTGGACCCACGCCACCTCACCTTCGACGAAAACGACGACGAGGCGCTCTGGTGCCGTAGCGCGGCGACGTACGGCGACGGTGACCGCGGCACCCCCGGTGGCGCCAACATGCAGTGCATGTTCCCGCTGCCCGAAGGCATGTGCGACGCCGGCGGAGGGACGCTGCGGCAGATCGTGCCGCCCGTGCTGGGCGACGTGGTGATCACGGAGCTCATGCCCGACTCGGGTGCCGTGGGCGACACGGCCGGCGAGTGGTTCGAGGTGTACTTCGCGAGCGACGCGGACCTGAACGGCCTCGAGATGGGCACCACGCTGGGCTCTGTGGGCTACCGCATCGAGCAAGAGGCCTGCCTGCGCGTGACGGCCGGCAGCTACGTGGTCTTCGCCAAGGACGCAGCGGGCGCCAATGGCGGGCTGCCGGGCACCCCCATCGACTACGACACGCTCACGCTGGGCAACAGCGCCACCTCCGCGGAACCCGGGACGCTCTTCGTGGGCCTCGACGGCACCGCGCTGGACGTGGCCAACTGGTTCACGTCGGACGCGGGTGTGGCCCGCAGCCTGGACGTGGACGCGCTGGATGCGGATGAGAACCAGACCGAGGCGAACTGGTGC is a genomic window of Sandaracinaceae bacterium containing:
- a CDS encoding thermonuclease family protein, translated to MVARTSPPGWLLALSIALALGACGGASSSGSAGPYDRGRAQAALSDDPGLLLGEFPLRANAVVDGDTIKVGGLDGSLRLLGLDAEETFKSERDRRDYEAGWEQYLASRQARTSRPIKVPTPLGEEAKYFARDFFEGVQRVRIERDHPRELRDRYNRFLAYVFVERDGRWVNYNVECIRAGMSPYFTKYGYSRRYHDEFVEAQREARAAQRGIWDPSKQHYTDYDVRLAWWDARADFVQAFERDEEGRTDYIALTNWDALRRLEAAMGEYVTILATVGDIRQSDRGPTRVMLSRRMFSDVPAIFFDPYVLEDSRVQAFQGEYIRVRGRVQQWTNPYNGRVQLQVRVDQASQVVVPTYVPPGNGDASAVDEDAPVDEDAPVDPAPSPAPPAPSPPVPPQVTP
- a CDS encoding lamin tail domain-containing protein, whose product is MWPRSKLVCARLAVLTVALGTSACVRPPLEPGCPTLGAGDLVISEIRGEQAGTDTRGQWVELYNASAASVALAGVQLVLRPLASAATTITVRDRQLSIASGGYSVLAVDRVCSSEACVDRLPPDADYGFGEDYTSDLPAGAIVEVWSCGVLVDSLLYRALPDTGTLSLSGAAPPDAALNDVASDDAGEVIAPFCADETLAVGGTEVGLPGTPGAPNLECP
- a CDS encoding class I SAM-dependent methyltransferase, whose translation is MDRAPDELSQLTESLLRCSHAGEAKPVVDALVARLAELTGVELHPDGFRDEHATLTARGKAVSLTTAAQCGEDVERTRVFLQGVHAGLVHALARVPEHAPVHVLYAGTGPFGLLLVPLLPLLPPAHLARLRVTLLDIHAESLATLKVVVDHLGVQESIEAFVQADACEWQPPQRFDVILSETMHAGLEREPQVSVFAHLSGFLAEDGVLIPEAVVVNLWLSRGRGAPHAPGEGSRKHLGQLFRLDRQTAEQLGTGDHSALQGHLPVPAHPAQLEHLEVSTVVQVFGGHGLSEGQSILTLPVYTKHARVQPETVLRFRYVLDARPRWEFEHERRPSLLDTPLPNREAASPLGLLHLPRLWHRTQLQKHGSRTAEERDRVRAQLSSVPASEWDLDTELFLALGVEPAPAMERLFRAETLDDVEAWLLAQRADVPRHELIALVNRALVERAGVE
- a CDS encoding putative metal-binding motif-containing protein, encoding MRCRPVLLLILVFGSFGCSPTESPSMGDAGERCATTADCDDQVFCNGRELCQPGSSEADERGCIGAVRDACFAAQLCNEVTRTCATDCVVTLDADGDGVEAVECGGADCDDANAARYPGHPEVCDTSDIDEDCDPRTFGVRDQDGDAYPDALCCNVDATTEVRTCGGDCDDTRSGVHPSVPEVCNGTDDDCDTMTDEDVPFVDYYTDADGDGYGALDATPLSACSVQPAMATNHTDCDDASVGVRPGQTEVCNGRDDDCNGLIDDGIVLPEVCNGLDDNCNGQTDEGLAQRTYYLDSDDDGFGDSLMSLEACGPTTGYATTGGDCDDSTFNTRPGATELCDGEDNNCNTVVDEGVVNVPWYVDADGDGYGDGVIGTAIIACSPQPGRSAFGGDCVEANATIHPGAMELCDRLDNTCAAGGGVRASEDQDNDGHAGTAAACSGGPLPKDDCADADPSIHPGAPELCNRIDDVCATGGGVRASEDQDNDGYAATTASCTGGPLPRTDCADMSPNIHPGATERCNRIDDVCATGGGVKASEDQDNDGYAPTGASCTGGSLPKTDCADNNPSRNPGVAEVCDVIDNNCSGGVDEEPAASSSCTGANWCETTTGQCDRAVEQVESAAGGAHACVRWASGRVSCWGANAAGTACVAQASLLEMNVGGVVSPITDAVQLTTGASVICVVRSNGQLFCQGNQWQNALGNGVTTSTTTPTTVRMTALGNVNITDACHDGRAGCVIHSGGRVSCFGRTDSLMYRADVSTAAGLITDAVQLECADETGTGSTLGYACVRRSGGVVSCWGRNSTHATLATNIGLTGAVDLAVTTGPTGCIIVGAARNLHCWNENAESTCESTGPIPEASTTLAVGQLDGAASTTLAGILDTNGRCVVLANGRVACRRPPASGSCTSGGGRFDLDTVETAAGTPLTGVVSLGRDRSTLPYLTSAGPSSSVVNALNGCALTSTGEIRCFGTTSCSNLGCADATVGSCRAQSMTSQYAVSLFPFYAQ
- a CDS encoding alkaline phosphatase family protein, with amino-acid sequence MALLFLLPPGCQCAEQAPPPAPVPRGRLVMSVVIDQMGMNALERFFPLLEPDGLIRTVAARGVYHHHVGYEHGATMTAPGHVTIYTGRSPREHGVVANMIRHRATRELSTPLSDPESPMLGATAYSASPRGIRGDSVSLALLDSTEGQGKVLSVSLKDRGSIPAAARAGTHAFWFEPTAGGFTTSTFYAAQYPEWFAAFQRQHPLAPRLGAWELSRPSLAEELLALGMTDDAPNEEDWYGLGLTFPHDVAASSRASSVFRVTPASTQYLLDLARAGVSALGLGEDDVMDLLAISVSAPDYAGHIFGGESWEYADSLIASDRMLGELYRALSRRMDVSVLITSDHGGPRLPERVGTGPNLQEDDLVRLLEEHLDAQLGSADYIAAFEDTYIYLTPEALVRREPVIPLSITFLEAQRGIQRVFDVAELAAREAPSDPLERTIWEGVAADLGGDLYVVPREQHLFGSGYTRNGVWHGSPWDYDRIVPVLFMGPGVEPLETRDALSTLQVAPTLCRLLGVRELEGAPRGPLPGAP